A region of Ammospiza nelsoni isolate bAmmNel1 chromosome 8, bAmmNel1.pri, whole genome shotgun sequence DNA encodes the following proteins:
- the MMRN2 gene encoding multimerin-2 isoform X3, protein MLVKLLLVCSTVGLARLVEHADHHGDGDGSVHSFKPRVHESSAHPQRAPLPRQEGYWETEGLREDTEDYPSSVISSHQEERGDLEAESPRPRNGNWCSFTQSRLVTYIEACMKEKYIVNSQQPCPNGTPDCQKIMYRTALKPVYQVKQKILKSLQWKCCPGFIGKDCEQRDHQERLLQQVLFPHVENFLRKHFNPMWASFNKSLQNLSNIVRNLSYDVEANKKSIERFQESTVPKKEFQELGTKFESKVQENIVKVDEAKRDVENKVHMQQADIHHNLSMLKAETDTRLKKLHKIQQSHFLAMNNSIANMKQEQNLLENKLEALKKNLTEFSLHHGPKDENSQLTIRHMNEMLSGHAKQLKELYMESDVAFQNIAVLERWFKELKKNISKYRPEDLTITLAEKSVIMEENNAAMERQIAELNYTLSNLQENYSDLLRYMEECNCQRVSADTDVLEEDPRNSTYSLADTQPKDMKHLESVFRDFFKSEIEELSSAIPSIHLSLNLRQEENRQLQSQVMAFSEDMGLLKKKDEEIHRQIKYLNSSFSSLLKDAMRHEEALEALLRHEFLDVFFEDDFSSLIPSVFQLQESLRHFSDKLQEQNVTLESLKKRFHPLERGHQNHHDAHMPPKHPEEETQTSSTLHEASSQRSVREHMEPNYEAAKDDSLESSAYNDIMTLKNDIKHLSLAVKRHESRGDISLCCNHTIANAIEPLNVSVESLSADLATIKQNLEEHLVTFKKLFGSNEELGASNISLDVTKIQSMLQKKGRRQQKGQDKQRDKKRSEKHRENIQAISGRNTVQTEFVEKDSLVAFHVGFSERKDKEKTVRFNETYLNYGNSYFSEHGHFKAPHKGVYLLFISVEFSSGPALGQLSFSRGYKRTLSSSQRKTPHGNTVTTFAIAEMEKGETVCFELLHGSVVKRSPPGTTMGGLLISKT, encoded by the exons ATGCTGGTGAAGCTTTTGCTGGTCTGTAGCACGGTAGGACTGGCAAGGCTGGTGGAACACGCAGACCATCATGGAGATGGTGATGGTTCCGTGCACAGCTTCAAGCCACGAGTGCATGAGAGCTCTGCACATCCCCAGAGAGCTCCTCTGCCACGCCAAGAAGGTTACTGGGAGACAGAAGGGCTCAGGGAGGATACTGAAGATTACCCTTCAAGTGTGATCTCCTCACATCAGGAAGAGAGAGGGGATTTGGAAGCTGAGAGCCCACGGCCCCGAAACGG GAACTGGTGCTCCTTCACGCAGTCCCGCCTGGTCACATACATAGAAGCCTGCATGAAGGAGAAGTACATTGTCAACTCCCAACAGCCCTGCCCCAATGGAACCCCAGACTGCCAGAAGATCAT GTACAGGACAGCCCTGAAGCCAGTCTACCAAGTGAAACAGAAGATTCTGAAGTCTTTGCAGTGGAAATGCTGCCCTGGATTTATTGGCAAGGACTGTGAACAGCGTG ATCACCAGGAAAGGCTTCTGCAGCAAGTTTTGTTTCCTCATGTGGAGAATTTTCTAAGGAAACATTTTAACCCAATGTGGGCAAGCTTCAACAAAAGTTTACAGAACCTCTCCAACATAGTAAGAAATCTGTCCTATGATGTGGAAGCCAACAAGAAAAGCATAGAAAGATTCCAAGAAAGCACTGTGCCCAAGAAGGAATTTCAGGAGCTGGGAACTAAATTTGAATCAAAAGTCCAAGAGAACATAGTGAAAGTTGATGAGGCGAAAAGAGATGTAGAGAACAAAGTGCACATGCAGCAGGCTGATATTCACCATAATCTCAGCATGCTCAAGGCAGAGACTGACACAAGACTCAAGAAGCTTCATAAGATACAGCAGTCCCATTTCTTAGCAATGAACAACAGCATAGCAAACATGAAACAAGAGCAAAACCTTCTGGAAAATAAACTGgaagctttgaaaaaaaatttaacagaaTTCTCTTTACATCATGGTCCCAAAGATGAAAACAGCCAGTTAACCATCAGACATATGAATGAAATGCTGTCAGGACATGCCAAGCAGCTTAAAGAACTTTACATGGAGTCAGATGTGGCCTTTCAGAATATTGCAGTTTTAGAGAGGTGGTTTAAGGAGTTAAAGAAGAACATCTCAAAGTATAGGCCAGAAGATCTTACAATAACTTTGGCTGAGAAATCAGTTATTATGGAAGAAAACAATGCAGCAATGGAAAGGCAGATAGCAGAGCTCAACTACACTCTGTCAAACCTTCAGGAAAACTATTCAGATCTGCTGCGGTACATGGAGGAATGCAATTGCCAGAGAGTATCTGCTGACACTGATGTGCTGGAGGAAGATCCAAGGAATAGCACTTATTCCCTTGCAGATACCCAGCCAAAGGATATGAAGCACTTGGAGTCAGTTTTCAGAGATTTCTTCAAGAGTGAAATTGAAGAGCTCTCCTCAGCtattccatccatccatctgtctCTTAACCTCCGTCAAGAAGAGAACAGACAGCTTCAGTCACAGGTTATGGCTTTTTCAGAAGACATGGGCTTGCTgaagaagaaagatgaagaaattCATCGACAAATCAAGTATCTCAACAGCTCTTTTAGCTCTCTTTTGAAAGATGCAATGCGGCATGAAGAAGCACTGGAGGCTCTACTGAGACACGAATTTCTGGACGTCTTTTTTGAAGATGATTTCAGTAGCCTAATACCATCAGTATTTCAGCTGCAAGAATCTCTCAGACACTTTTCAGATAAACTACAAGAACAAAATGTGACTTTAGAATCTCTTAAGAAGAGATTTCATCCCTTGGAGAGAGGTCACCAGAATCATCATGATGCTCACATGCCCCCTAAGCACCCTGAGGAGGAAACACAAACCTCCTCTACTCTACACGAAGCCAGCAGCCAACGCAGCGTCAGAGAACACATGGAACCTAACTATGAGGCTGCCAAGGATGACTCCTTGGAGAGCTCAGCTTACAATGATATCATGACTCTGAAGAATGATATCAAACATCTGAGCCTGGCAGTCAAGAGGCACGAATCCAGAGGTGACATAAGTCTCTGCTGCAATCATACAATAGCAAATGCAATTGAGCCACTCAACGTTTCTGTAGAAAGTCTCTCTGCAGATTTAGCAACCATCAAGCAGAATCTGGAGGAACATCTGGTGACTTTCAAAAAACTATTTGGAAGTAATGAAGAATTAGGTGCCTCTAATATAAGTCTGGATGTTACAAAGATTCAGTCAATGCTgcagaaaaaagggagaaggcAACAGAAAGGTCAAGACAAGCAAAGAGACAAGAAAAGATCtgagaagcacagagaaaatATACAAGCAATAAGTGGAAGAAATACAGTGCAGACAGAATTTGTGGAAAAAG acTCATTGGTGGCATTCCATGTGGGATTCTCAGAAAGaaaggataaagaaaaaactgtgaGGTTTAACGAAACGTACCTCAATTATGGAAACAGCTATTTCTCTGAACATGGCCACTTCAAAGCACCACACAAAGGTGTCTACCTGTTGTTCATCTCTGTGGAGTTCAGCTCAGGACCAGCACTGGGACAACTCTCCTTCAGCCGTGGGTACAAAAGAACTCTCTCAAGCAGTCAGAGGAAAACCCCACATGGAAACACCGTGACTACTTTTGCTATAGCAGAAATGGAGAAGGGGGAGACAGTGTGCTTTGAATTGCTGCACGGCTCTGTAGTGAAGCGAAGCCCACCTGGGACAACTATGGGTGGACTCCTAATATCTAAAACTTGA
- the MMRN2 gene encoding multimerin-2 isoform X2 — MLVKLLLVCSTVGLARLVEHADHHGDGDGSVHSFKPRVHESSAHPQRAPLPRQEGYWETEGLREDTEDYPSSVISSHQEERGDLEAESPRPRNGNWCSFTQSRLVTYIEACMKEKYIVNSQQPCPNGTPDCQKIMYRTALKPVYQVKQKILKSLQWKCCPGFIGKDCEQRDPNFILVPGTETEGQEEEFSNHNHQERLLQQVLFPHVENFLRKHFNPMWASFNKSLQNLSNIVRNLSYDVEANKKSIERFQESTVPKKEFQELGTKFESKVQENIVKVDEAKRDVENKVHMQQADIHHNLSMLKAETDTRLKKLHKIQQSHFLAMNNSIANMKQEQNLLENKLEALKKNLTEFSLHHGPKDENSQLTIRHMNEMLSGHAKQLKELYMESDVAFQNIAVLERWFKELKKNISKYRPEDLTITLAEKSVIMEENNAAMERQIAELNYTLSNLQENYSDLLRYMEECNCQRVSADTDVLEEDPRNSTYSLADTQPKDMKHLESVFRDFFKSEIEELSSAIPSIHLSLNLRQEENRQLQSQVMAFSEDMGLLKKKDEEIHRQIKYLNSSFSSLLKDAMRHEEALEALLRHEFLDVFFEDDFSSLIPSVFQLQESLRHFSDKLQEQNVTLESLKKRFHPLERGHQNHHDAHMPPKHPEEETQTSSTLHEASSQRSVREHMEPNYEAAKDDSLESSAYNDIMTLKNDIKHLSLAVKRHESRGDISLCCNHTIANAIEPLNVSVESLSADLATIKQNLEEHLVTFKKLFGSNEELGASNISLDVTKIQSMLQKKGRRQQKGQDKQRDKKRSEKHRENIQAISGRNTVQTEFVEKDSLVAFHVGFSERKDKEKTVRFNETYLNYGNSYFSEHGHFKAPHKGVYLLFISVEFSSGPALGQLSFSRGYKRTLSSSQRKTPHGNTVTTFAIAEMEKGETVCFELLHGSVVKRSPPGTTMGGLLISKT; from the exons ATGCTGGTGAAGCTTTTGCTGGTCTGTAGCACGGTAGGACTGGCAAGGCTGGTGGAACACGCAGACCATCATGGAGATGGTGATGGTTCCGTGCACAGCTTCAAGCCACGAGTGCATGAGAGCTCTGCACATCCCCAGAGAGCTCCTCTGCCACGCCAAGAAGGTTACTGGGAGACAGAAGGGCTCAGGGAGGATACTGAAGATTACCCTTCAAGTGTGATCTCCTCACATCAGGAAGAGAGAGGGGATTTGGAAGCTGAGAGCCCACGGCCCCGAAACGG GAACTGGTGCTCCTTCACGCAGTCCCGCCTGGTCACATACATAGAAGCCTGCATGAAGGAGAAGTACATTGTCAACTCCCAACAGCCCTGCCCCAATGGAACCCCAGACTGCCAGAAGATCAT GTACAGGACAGCCCTGAAGCCAGTCTACCAAGTGAAACAGAAGATTCTGAAGTCTTTGCAGTGGAAATGCTGCCCTGGATTTATTGGCAAGGACTGTGAACAGCGTG ATCCTAATTTTATTCTGGTGCCAGGAACTGAAACTGAAGGACAAGAAGAGGAGTTCTCAAACCACA ATCACCAGGAAAGGCTTCTGCAGCAAGTTTTGTTTCCTCATGTGGAGAATTTTCTAAGGAAACATTTTAACCCAATGTGGGCAAGCTTCAACAAAAGTTTACAGAACCTCTCCAACATAGTAAGAAATCTGTCCTATGATGTGGAAGCCAACAAGAAAAGCATAGAAAGATTCCAAGAAAGCACTGTGCCCAAGAAGGAATTTCAGGAGCTGGGAACTAAATTTGAATCAAAAGTCCAAGAGAACATAGTGAAAGTTGATGAGGCGAAAAGAGATGTAGAGAACAAAGTGCACATGCAGCAGGCTGATATTCACCATAATCTCAGCATGCTCAAGGCAGAGACTGACACAAGACTCAAGAAGCTTCATAAGATACAGCAGTCCCATTTCTTAGCAATGAACAACAGCATAGCAAACATGAAACAAGAGCAAAACCTTCTGGAAAATAAACTGgaagctttgaaaaaaaatttaacagaaTTCTCTTTACATCATGGTCCCAAAGATGAAAACAGCCAGTTAACCATCAGACATATGAATGAAATGCTGTCAGGACATGCCAAGCAGCTTAAAGAACTTTACATGGAGTCAGATGTGGCCTTTCAGAATATTGCAGTTTTAGAGAGGTGGTTTAAGGAGTTAAAGAAGAACATCTCAAAGTATAGGCCAGAAGATCTTACAATAACTTTGGCTGAGAAATCAGTTATTATGGAAGAAAACAATGCAGCAATGGAAAGGCAGATAGCAGAGCTCAACTACACTCTGTCAAACCTTCAGGAAAACTATTCAGATCTGCTGCGGTACATGGAGGAATGCAATTGCCAGAGAGTATCTGCTGACACTGATGTGCTGGAGGAAGATCCAAGGAATAGCACTTATTCCCTTGCAGATACCCAGCCAAAGGATATGAAGCACTTGGAGTCAGTTTTCAGAGATTTCTTCAAGAGTGAAATTGAAGAGCTCTCCTCAGCtattccatccatccatctgtctCTTAACCTCCGTCAAGAAGAGAACAGACAGCTTCAGTCACAGGTTATGGCTTTTTCAGAAGACATGGGCTTGCTgaagaagaaagatgaagaaattCATCGACAAATCAAGTATCTCAACAGCTCTTTTAGCTCTCTTTTGAAAGATGCAATGCGGCATGAAGAAGCACTGGAGGCTCTACTGAGACACGAATTTCTGGACGTCTTTTTTGAAGATGATTTCAGTAGCCTAATACCATCAGTATTTCAGCTGCAAGAATCTCTCAGACACTTTTCAGATAAACTACAAGAACAAAATGTGACTTTAGAATCTCTTAAGAAGAGATTTCATCCCTTGGAGAGAGGTCACCAGAATCATCATGATGCTCACATGCCCCCTAAGCACCCTGAGGAGGAAACACAAACCTCCTCTACTCTACACGAAGCCAGCAGCCAACGCAGCGTCAGAGAACACATGGAACCTAACTATGAGGCTGCCAAGGATGACTCCTTGGAGAGCTCAGCTTACAATGATATCATGACTCTGAAGAATGATATCAAACATCTGAGCCTGGCAGTCAAGAGGCACGAATCCAGAGGTGACATAAGTCTCTGCTGCAATCATACAATAGCAAATGCAATTGAGCCACTCAACGTTTCTGTAGAAAGTCTCTCTGCAGATTTAGCAACCATCAAGCAGAATCTGGAGGAACATCTGGTGACTTTCAAAAAACTATTTGGAAGTAATGAAGAATTAGGTGCCTCTAATATAAGTCTGGATGTTACAAAGATTCAGTCAATGCTgcagaaaaaagggagaaggcAACAGAAAGGTCAAGACAAGCAAAGAGACAAGAAAAGATCtgagaagcacagagaaaatATACAAGCAATAAGTGGAAGAAATACAGTGCAGACAGAATTTGTGGAAAAAG acTCATTGGTGGCATTCCATGTGGGATTCTCAGAAAGaaaggataaagaaaaaactgtgaGGTTTAACGAAACGTACCTCAATTATGGAAACAGCTATTTCTCTGAACATGGCCACTTCAAAGCACCACACAAAGGTGTCTACCTGTTGTTCATCTCTGTGGAGTTCAGCTCAGGACCAGCACTGGGACAACTCTCCTTCAGCCGTGGGTACAAAAGAACTCTCTCAAGCAGTCAGAGGAAAACCCCACATGGAAACACCGTGACTACTTTTGCTATAGCAGAAATGGAGAAGGGGGAGACAGTGTGCTTTGAATTGCTGCACGGCTCTGTAGTGAAGCGAAGCCCACCTGGGACAACTATGGGTGGACTCCTAATATCTAAAACTTGA
- the MMRN2 gene encoding multimerin-2 isoform X1, producing the protein MLVKLLLVCSTVGLARLVEHADHHGDGDGSVHSFKPRVHESSAHPQRAPLPRQEGYWETEGLREDTEDYPSSVISSHQEERGDLEAESPRPRNGNWCSFTQSRLVTYIEACMKEKYIVNSQQPCPNGTPDCQKIMYRTALKPVYQVKQKILKSLQWKCCPGFIGKDCEQRDPNFILVPGTETEGQEEEFSNHMSTSVDSREMFEVIQNHEALLDDLQSDIHQAASTLGDLQRLFENNGTSMVLEVNESNSDHQERLLQQVLFPHVENFLRKHFNPMWASFNKSLQNLSNIVRNLSYDVEANKKSIERFQESTVPKKEFQELGTKFESKVQENIVKVDEAKRDVENKVHMQQADIHHNLSMLKAETDTRLKKLHKIQQSHFLAMNNSIANMKQEQNLLENKLEALKKNLTEFSLHHGPKDENSQLTIRHMNEMLSGHAKQLKELYMESDVAFQNIAVLERWFKELKKNISKYRPEDLTITLAEKSVIMEENNAAMERQIAELNYTLSNLQENYSDLLRYMEECNCQRVSADTDVLEEDPRNSTYSLADTQPKDMKHLESVFRDFFKSEIEELSSAIPSIHLSLNLRQEENRQLQSQVMAFSEDMGLLKKKDEEIHRQIKYLNSSFSSLLKDAMRHEEALEALLRHEFLDVFFEDDFSSLIPSVFQLQESLRHFSDKLQEQNVTLESLKKRFHPLERGHQNHHDAHMPPKHPEEETQTSSTLHEASSQRSVREHMEPNYEAAKDDSLESSAYNDIMTLKNDIKHLSLAVKRHESRGDISLCCNHTIANAIEPLNVSVESLSADLATIKQNLEEHLVTFKKLFGSNEELGASNISLDVTKIQSMLQKKGRRQQKGQDKQRDKKRSEKHRENIQAISGRNTVQTEFVEKDSLVAFHVGFSERKDKEKTVRFNETYLNYGNSYFSEHGHFKAPHKGVYLLFISVEFSSGPALGQLSFSRGYKRTLSSSQRKTPHGNTVTTFAIAEMEKGETVCFELLHGSVVKRSPPGTTMGGLLISKT; encoded by the exons ATGCTGGTGAAGCTTTTGCTGGTCTGTAGCACGGTAGGACTGGCAAGGCTGGTGGAACACGCAGACCATCATGGAGATGGTGATGGTTCCGTGCACAGCTTCAAGCCACGAGTGCATGAGAGCTCTGCACATCCCCAGAGAGCTCCTCTGCCACGCCAAGAAGGTTACTGGGAGACAGAAGGGCTCAGGGAGGATACTGAAGATTACCCTTCAAGTGTGATCTCCTCACATCAGGAAGAGAGAGGGGATTTGGAAGCTGAGAGCCCACGGCCCCGAAACGG GAACTGGTGCTCCTTCACGCAGTCCCGCCTGGTCACATACATAGAAGCCTGCATGAAGGAGAAGTACATTGTCAACTCCCAACAGCCCTGCCCCAATGGAACCCCAGACTGCCAGAAGATCAT GTACAGGACAGCCCTGAAGCCAGTCTACCAAGTGAAACAGAAGATTCTGAAGTCTTTGCAGTGGAAATGCTGCCCTGGATTTATTGGCAAGGACTGTGAACAGCGTG ATCCTAATTTTATTCTGGTGCCAGGAACTGAAACTGAAGGACAAGAAGAGGAGTTCTCAAACCACA TGTCAACATCAGTGGATTCAAGAGAAATGTTCGAAGTCATTCAAAATCATGAGGCTTTACTGGATGATCTTCAAAGTGATATTCATCAAGCAGCCAGCACCTTAGGTGACTTACAGAGACTATTTGAGAACAACGGTACAAGCATGGTGTTAGAAGTGAACGAGAGCAATTCAG ATCACCAGGAAAGGCTTCTGCAGCAAGTTTTGTTTCCTCATGTGGAGAATTTTCTAAGGAAACATTTTAACCCAATGTGGGCAAGCTTCAACAAAAGTTTACAGAACCTCTCCAACATAGTAAGAAATCTGTCCTATGATGTGGAAGCCAACAAGAAAAGCATAGAAAGATTCCAAGAAAGCACTGTGCCCAAGAAGGAATTTCAGGAGCTGGGAACTAAATTTGAATCAAAAGTCCAAGAGAACATAGTGAAAGTTGATGAGGCGAAAAGAGATGTAGAGAACAAAGTGCACATGCAGCAGGCTGATATTCACCATAATCTCAGCATGCTCAAGGCAGAGACTGACACAAGACTCAAGAAGCTTCATAAGATACAGCAGTCCCATTTCTTAGCAATGAACAACAGCATAGCAAACATGAAACAAGAGCAAAACCTTCTGGAAAATAAACTGgaagctttgaaaaaaaatttaacagaaTTCTCTTTACATCATGGTCCCAAAGATGAAAACAGCCAGTTAACCATCAGACATATGAATGAAATGCTGTCAGGACATGCCAAGCAGCTTAAAGAACTTTACATGGAGTCAGATGTGGCCTTTCAGAATATTGCAGTTTTAGAGAGGTGGTTTAAGGAGTTAAAGAAGAACATCTCAAAGTATAGGCCAGAAGATCTTACAATAACTTTGGCTGAGAAATCAGTTATTATGGAAGAAAACAATGCAGCAATGGAAAGGCAGATAGCAGAGCTCAACTACACTCTGTCAAACCTTCAGGAAAACTATTCAGATCTGCTGCGGTACATGGAGGAATGCAATTGCCAGAGAGTATCTGCTGACACTGATGTGCTGGAGGAAGATCCAAGGAATAGCACTTATTCCCTTGCAGATACCCAGCCAAAGGATATGAAGCACTTGGAGTCAGTTTTCAGAGATTTCTTCAAGAGTGAAATTGAAGAGCTCTCCTCAGCtattccatccatccatctgtctCTTAACCTCCGTCAAGAAGAGAACAGACAGCTTCAGTCACAGGTTATGGCTTTTTCAGAAGACATGGGCTTGCTgaagaagaaagatgaagaaattCATCGACAAATCAAGTATCTCAACAGCTCTTTTAGCTCTCTTTTGAAAGATGCAATGCGGCATGAAGAAGCACTGGAGGCTCTACTGAGACACGAATTTCTGGACGTCTTTTTTGAAGATGATTTCAGTAGCCTAATACCATCAGTATTTCAGCTGCAAGAATCTCTCAGACACTTTTCAGATAAACTACAAGAACAAAATGTGACTTTAGAATCTCTTAAGAAGAGATTTCATCCCTTGGAGAGAGGTCACCAGAATCATCATGATGCTCACATGCCCCCTAAGCACCCTGAGGAGGAAACACAAACCTCCTCTACTCTACACGAAGCCAGCAGCCAACGCAGCGTCAGAGAACACATGGAACCTAACTATGAGGCTGCCAAGGATGACTCCTTGGAGAGCTCAGCTTACAATGATATCATGACTCTGAAGAATGATATCAAACATCTGAGCCTGGCAGTCAAGAGGCACGAATCCAGAGGTGACATAAGTCTCTGCTGCAATCATACAATAGCAAATGCAATTGAGCCACTCAACGTTTCTGTAGAAAGTCTCTCTGCAGATTTAGCAACCATCAAGCAGAATCTGGAGGAACATCTGGTGACTTTCAAAAAACTATTTGGAAGTAATGAAGAATTAGGTGCCTCTAATATAAGTCTGGATGTTACAAAGATTCAGTCAATGCTgcagaaaaaagggagaaggcAACAGAAAGGTCAAGACAAGCAAAGAGACAAGAAAAGATCtgagaagcacagagaaaatATACAAGCAATAAGTGGAAGAAATACAGTGCAGACAGAATTTGTGGAAAAAG acTCATTGGTGGCATTCCATGTGGGATTCTCAGAAAGaaaggataaagaaaaaactgtgaGGTTTAACGAAACGTACCTCAATTATGGAAACAGCTATTTCTCTGAACATGGCCACTTCAAAGCACCACACAAAGGTGTCTACCTGTTGTTCATCTCTGTGGAGTTCAGCTCAGGACCAGCACTGGGACAACTCTCCTTCAGCCGTGGGTACAAAAGAACTCTCTCAAGCAGTCAGAGGAAAACCCCACATGGAAACACCGTGACTACTTTTGCTATAGCAGAAATGGAGAAGGGGGAGACAGTGTGCTTTGAATTGCTGCACGGCTCTGTAGTGAAGCGAAGCCCACCTGGGACAACTATGGGTGGACTCCTAATATCTAAAACTTGA